Within Amycolatopsis sp. cg5, the genomic segment AGCACCTCGGAGATGCGCTCGGCGGCGACCTCCGCGCGCGGCACCATCATGAACATGAAGGTGGCCATCATGACCGACATCAGGATGTACATGAGGTAGCTCAGGAACGCGGTCAGCGCGCCGACCTGCATGGCGTTGCTTTCGATGCGGTGCCCGCCGAACCACAGCACCGCGACGCTGGACACGTTCATCACCAGCATGACGATCGGGAACATGTACGCCATCAGCTTGCCGACCTTCAGCGAGACGTCGTACAGCTCGGTGTTGGTCTCGGTGAAGCGTTCGCGCTCCTTGGTGTCGCGCACGAACGCGCGGATCACCCTGATGCCGGTGATCTGCTCGCGCAGCACCTGGTTGATCTTGTCGATGCGCTCCTGCATCAGCTTGAACGCGGGCCGCATCCTGGCGATCAGGATGCCGATCGCGACACCCAGCACCGGCACCAGGATCAGCACCAGCGAGGACAGCGGCACGTCCTGCGAGACGGCCAGCACGATGCCGCCGACGCACATGATCGGCGCCGACACCATCATCACGAAGGTCATCAGCGTCAGCATCTGCACCTGCTGGACGTCGTTCGTGGTGCGGGTGATCAGCGAGGGCGTGCCGAACTTGCCGACCTCGCGCGCGGAGAAGTCCTGGACCCTGGTGAACACCGCCGCCCGCACGTCGCGGCCGAACGCCATCGCGGTGCGCGCGCCGAAGTAGACCGCGCCGATCGCGCACAGGATCTGGATCAGCGTGCCGGCCAGCATCACCCCGCCGATGCGGAGGATGTAGCCCATGTCGCCCTTCACCACCCCGTCGTCGATGATGTCGGCGTTGAGGGTGGGCAGGTAGAGGATCGCCAGCGTCTGCACCAATTGCAGTGCGACGACCAGTGACAGATCCTTACGATAGGGGCGCAGGAAACTGCGCATGAGCTTGATCAGCACGTCTTCATCTTCCTATGGTGCGCAACGCATATTGCTAAATCGGGCAGACCGGAAGAAACCTCGCGTAAGGTCTCGCGCAGTATTTCCGTGAGTGTTTTTTCGGTTCCACTGTGCAGCCAATGATCGAGCGCCACCCTGGTCGCGGCGGAGACGGTGGCCGCCATCAGTTTCGGGCGCAATTCGTCGGTGATGCCGGTGCGTTCGGTGATCGCCTCGGCGAGCACCCGCTCGACCTCGTGGTGCGATTTGAGGTATTCGCCGAGCAGTGCGGGGTTGCCCGCCATCAGCCGGACCCGGTTGACCTGCTCGCGGTCCGGTTCGCCGTATTCGCCGTATTGCTCCATCACCGCCGAGATGACCGCCTGCCACAGCGGCTCCTCCGGCGGCCGGGCCAGCAGCCTGGCGCCGATCCGGCGCTGGCGGTCCACGCCGATCGCGCAAATGGCCTCTTCCTTGCTGGAGAAGTAATTGTTGAAGGTGCGCGGCGAGACGCCGACCTCGGCGGCGATCTCCTCGACCCGCACCTGATCGAGCCCGCGCTCGGTGGCCAGGCGGATCGCCGCCCAGCTCAGCGCCTCCCTGGCCGCCAGCTTCTTCTGCTCGCGCAGGCTCATCCCCGGATGCTCCATGCGGGTCACTCTACCTGATAATTTTGCGTGGCACGCAAAATTATGCGCATCGCGCACTTTCGGATGACTCAACCTCGAGAGGGATGCGCTCCCGTACCGTGCGCTGGCACGGTGGAACCAGAGGACGAATCACCGGGGGGAAGGAAATTCAGTGTCCACCATGCCTCATCGGCGCACTCGCCGAGGCCTGTTCGCTGCGGGCTTAGCCGCGCTTTCCGCGTTCACCGTCGCCGCGCCCGCTTCGGCGGCGCCGGCGAAGATCGAGCTGACACTGCCCGCGCTCACCGGGCAGCACCAGATCGGCACCACGACGCTGCACCTGGTCGACCGGTCGCGGCCGGACCCGTGGAAGCCGGACCGTAAGCGCGAGCTCATGGCCACGGTCACCTATCCGTCGTGGTTCACCGCGGGCGCGCCACGAGCGCGCTGGATGAGCGACAAGCTGGCGCCCTTCGTCGAAGAGGCCGCCGCCGACCCGAACTTCTTCGGTCTGCCCAAGGGTTCCGTCGACTGGGGCTCGGCCGAACGCAACGCGCGCGTGAACACCCCTGTCGACCGATGGCAGGGAAAGCGCCCGGTCGTGTTGTTCTCGCCGGGCTTCGGCTCACCGCGCGAGCTGCACGCCGTGCTCACCGACGACCTGGCCAGCCGTGGCTACATCGTCGTCTCGCTGTCGCACACTTTCGAGTCGGCCGCGGTCGAATTCCCCGGCGGCCGCGTCGAACCGCAACTCCGGCTCGGCACCGACCCGGCGACCATGAAGACCGCGATCGACGCCCGCGTCGCCGACACCCGGTTCCTGCTCGACCAGCTCACCAAGCTCGACCGTGGCCTCAACCCCGACGCCGAGCAGCGGCCGCTCCCGCTCGGCCTCGCGGGCGCGCTCGACCTCTCGAAGGTCGGCATGTTCGGCCATTCCTACGGCGGGTTCACCGCGGGCGAGACGATGGTCACCGATCGCAGGATCGACGCGGGCGTCAACCTCGACGGCACCATGGGCTACGGCTTCGACGGCTCGTACCTGCCGGGCGAGGTCGTCAAACGGGGCCTCGACCGGCCGTTCCTGCTCATGGGTGGCGGATTCGGCTTCGAGCACACGCACCTCAACCCGGCCGACAAGACCTGGGTCGACTTCTGGGCGAACCAGCGCGGCTGGAAGCGCGACCTGCTGCTGAAGGACGGCGCGCACCACAGCTACAGCGACCTGCAGGCACTCGTCCCGCAGTTCGCCGAC encodes:
- a CDS encoding TetR/AcrR family transcriptional regulator produces the protein MEHPGMSLREQKKLAAREALSWAAIRLATERGLDQVRVEEIAAEVGVSPRTFNNYFSSKEEAICAIGVDRQRRIGARLLARPPEEPLWQAVISAVMEQYGEYGEPDREQVNRVRLMAGNPALLGEYLKSHHEVERVLAEAITERTGITDELRPKLMAATVSAATRVALDHWLHSGTEKTLTEILRETLREVSSGLPDLAICVAHHRKMKTC
- a CDS encoding alpha/beta hydrolase family protein is translated as MPHRRTRRGLFAAGLAALSAFTVAAPASAAPAKIELTLPALTGQHQIGTTTLHLVDRSRPDPWKPDRKRELMATVTYPSWFTAGAPRARWMSDKLAPFVEEAAADPNFFGLPKGSVDWGSAERNARVNTPVDRWQGKRPVVLFSPGFGSPRELHAVLTDDLASRGYIVVSLSHTFESAAVEFPGGRVEPQLRLGTDPATMKTAIDARVADTRFLLDQLTKLDRGLNPDAEQRPLPLGLAGALDLSKVGMFGHSYGGFTAGETMVTDRRIDAGVNLDGTMGYGFDGSYLPGEVVKRGLDRPFLLMGGGFGFEHTHLNPADKTWVDFWANQRGWKRDLLLKDGAHHSYSDLQALVPQFADLVPAERRDPGS
- a CDS encoding ABC transporter ATP-binding protein, which encodes MLIKLMRSFLRPYRKDLSLVVALQLVQTLAILYLPTLNADIIDDGVVKGDMGYILRIGGVMLAGTLIQILCAIGAVYFGARTAMAFGRDVRAAVFTRVQDFSAREVGKFGTPSLITRTTNDVQQVQMLTLMTFVMMVSAPIMCVGGIVLAVSQDVPLSSLVLILVPVLGVAIGILIARMRPAFKLMQERIDKINQVLREQITGIRVIRAFVRDTKERERFTETNTELYDVSLKVGKLMAYMFPIVMLVMNVSSVAVLWFGGHRIESNAMQVGALTAFLSYLMYILMSVMMATFMFMMVPRAEVAAERISEVLDTESSVVLPENPVRLTELHGHLELSRVEFRYPGAENPVVQGVDLLARPGETTAVIGSTGSGKTTLLNLIPRLMDTTDGVVKVDGIDVRELGADALAKAVGLVPQKPYLFSGTVASNLRYGKPEATDEELWHALEVAQARDFVSAMPEGLDAPIAQGGTNVSGGQRQRLAIARMLVQRPEIYLFDDSFSALDYATDAALRAALARETSDATVVIVAQRVSTIRSADRIIVLDDGRVVGTGTHTELMDGNETYREIVLSQLTEQEAA